In Symmachiella dynata, the following are encoded in one genomic region:
- a CDS encoding chemotaxis protein CheX, with protein sequence MTTSTEQDPALQLIKPFAESTISVVEMMLDSGCTMGEIQPVSVGHRMHEVTSVIGISGGMTGAISFSIPAEGAMAILERMTGIQPTEVDADVLDAIGEMANMIAGFGKRHMETLGLNISLPQVIVGGDYTIYSPRWAQHYWLPMTTDFSECSVDVGFDIPKS encoded by the coding sequence ATGACGACATCGACTGAACAAGATCCAGCATTGCAATTGATCAAGCCGTTCGCGGAATCGACGATTTCAGTCGTGGAAATGATGCTGGATAGTGGCTGCACGATGGGGGAAATTCAGCCGGTTTCCGTAGGCCATCGGATGCATGAAGTCACGTCGGTGATTGGTATCAGTGGTGGAATGACCGGGGCGATTTCATTCAGCATTCCCGCTGAAGGAGCCATGGCGATTTTGGAGCGGATGACAGGGATTCAGCCCACCGAGGTCGATGCAGATGTGCTGGATGCGATCGGAGAAATGGCCAATATGATCGCCGGTTTCGGCAAACGTCATATGGAAACATTGGGCCTGAACATCAGCTTGCCGCAAGTGATTGTCGGGGGTGACTACACCATCTATTCGCCACGCTGGGCGCAACATTATTGGTTGCCCATGACCACCGACTTTTCCGAATGCTCGGTCGACGTGGGGTTTGATATTCCCAAGTCGTAG
- the sthA gene encoding Si-specific NAD(P)(+) transhydrogenase produces the protein MKYDLVVIGSGPAGQKGAIAAAKLNKRVAIVERDFNQFGGVCLHSGTIPSKTMREAILHLSGYSHRDVYGEQYRQKRRITMDDLRRQVAHVVEHERDVVQDQLERNGIDSYVGDASFVGPHEIAVTRAGGESVTLQTEKVLIASGTKPARPESIPFDGETVFDSDEILKLSEIPRSLIVIGGGVIGIEYGIMFATLGVRVTVVDGRRRLLEFADAEIVDSLMFHARSLGMVFRLGEDVVGIDRLQENRIALHLESGKKLIGESVLYAAGRAGDTERLNLEAAGLTPDDRGRLWCNEHQQTWVPHIYGVGDVVGFPALASVSMEQGRRAVCHAFDQPFHGCEVLPYGLYTIPEISMVGKNEDELTKERVPYEVGVARFREIARGKILGDDTGLLKMLFHRETREILGVHCIGATATEIIHIGQTVMALGGTIDYFRDTVFNYPTMAECYKVAAFDGLNKLSLEGEFAASAPSTSEKEEKTPLPREANIDVMAV, from the coding sequence ATGAAATACGATCTGGTTGTTATTGGCAGCGGACCTGCCGGACAAAAAGGCGCGATAGCTGCCGCCAAACTCAACAAGCGCGTCGCCATTGTCGAACGCGACTTCAATCAGTTTGGCGGCGTCTGCCTGCACTCCGGCACGATCCCCTCCAAGACGATGCGAGAAGCCATTTTGCATCTCAGTGGCTATAGTCATCGCGACGTATACGGCGAGCAGTACCGTCAAAAACGTCGGATCACGATGGACGATCTGCGACGGCAGGTCGCGCACGTCGTCGAGCACGAACGTGATGTTGTTCAAGACCAGTTGGAGCGCAACGGGATCGACAGTTACGTCGGTGACGCGAGTTTCGTCGGCCCGCACGAGATCGCTGTCACCCGCGCCGGCGGAGAATCGGTGACCCTGCAGACTGAAAAAGTCTTGATCGCCAGTGGCACAAAGCCGGCACGGCCCGAGAGCATCCCGTTCGATGGCGAAACCGTATTCGATTCCGACGAGATCCTGAAGTTGTCGGAAATTCCACGGTCCTTGATCGTCATCGGCGGCGGCGTGATTGGCATCGAGTACGGCATCATGTTTGCCACACTGGGGGTGCGGGTAACCGTTGTTGATGGCCGGCGACGGCTGTTGGAATTTGCCGACGCCGAAATCGTCGACTCACTGATGTTCCACGCCCGTTCGCTGGGCATGGTCTTTCGCTTGGGTGAGGACGTGGTGGGGATTGATCGCCTTCAGGAAAACCGGATCGCTTTGCATTTGGAAAGCGGCAAAAAGCTGATCGGCGAAAGCGTTCTCTATGCTGCCGGTCGCGCCGGCGACACGGAACGTCTGAATCTGGAAGCCGCCGGTCTGACTCCCGATGATCGGGGCCGCTTGTGGTGTAACGAGCATCAACAGACCTGGGTGCCGCATATCTACGGTGTGGGCGATGTCGTCGGTTTTCCCGCTCTGGCCAGCGTTTCGATGGAACAAGGCCGCCGCGCCGTTTGCCACGCGTTCGATCAACCGTTTCACGGCTGTGAGGTGTTGCCCTACGGCCTGTATACGATTCCCGAAATTTCGATGGTCGGGAAGAACGAAGACGAACTAACCAAGGAACGCGTGCCCTACGAAGTCGGTGTCGCTCGTTTTCGCGAAATCGCCCGCGGTAAGATTCTGGGGGACGACACGGGACTGCTCAAGATGTTGTTCCACCGCGAAACGCGCGAAATTCTCGGCGTGCACTGCATCGGCGCCACCGCCACGGAGATTATTCACATCGGGCAAACGGTGATGGCCTTGGGAGGCACCATCGACTATTTCCGCGACACGGTCTTCAATTATCCCACCATGGCCGAATGCTACAAAGTCGCCGCCTTTGATGGATTGAATAAGCTGTCGCTGGAAGGCGAATTCGCCGCATCAGCGCCGTCCACATCGGAGAAGGAAGAGAAAACACCCCTGCCGCGTGAAGCCAATATCGATGTCATGGCTGTATAA